From a single Eleginops maclovinus isolate JMC-PN-2008 ecotype Puerto Natales chromosome 20, JC_Emac_rtc_rv5, whole genome shotgun sequence genomic region:
- the rpp14 gene encoding ribonuclease P protein subunit p14, translated as MSCADTKDTPAVYQRVVLKNASPYHYMKVCLVLEDESTRLSAVDLKQFIISGLHSLYGEVGAALNFDLLKYDEETLTAFLRVYSKGFVKLWSSLTLLGSYQNQACAFRVLQVSPFLLALTGNSRELQLN; from the exons ATGAGCTGCGCTGACACCAAGGACACCCCTGCAGTTTACCAACGGGTCGTGTTGAAGAACGCCTCGCCGTACCACTACATGAAGGTCTGCCT CGTTCTGGAGGATGAGTCTACCCGCCTGAGTGCAGTCGATCTGAAGCAGTTCATCATCTCAGGTCTGCACAGTCTGTATGGAGAG gTGGGAGCAGCGTTGAACTTTGACCTGTTGAAGTACGATGAAGAAACCCTCACTGCCTTTCTGCGTGTATATAGCAA gggTTTTGTGAAGCTGTGGAGCTCCCTGACTCTGCTGGGCTCGTACCAGAACCAGGCCTGCGCCTTCAGAGTTCTGCAG GTGTCTCCGTTCTTGCTCGCTCTGACAGGAAACAGTCGCGAGCTGCAGCTTAACTGA
- the LOC134883203 gene encoding hydroxyacyl-thioester dehydratase type 2, mitochondrial-like: MSFLWRRSCINPRWLGLSLPFCRLLHVGQRASLTKAFSARDVQLFAELTGDNNPLHLDPVYASTTSFEMPIVHGVLINGLISAVLGTRMPGRGCIFLYQEIRFPAPLYIGEEVLAEAEISKIKMSFAFIAVTCSVKDKVVMEGEVMVMMPEEQQKRKE; encoded by the coding sequence ATGAGTTTCCTATGGAGAAGATCTTGTATTAACCCACGGTGGCTCGGCCTCTCTCTACCCTTCTGTCGTCTGCTGCACGTCGGCCAGCGAGCCTCCCTCACCAAAGCGTTCTCTGCCCGTGATGTGCAGCTGTTCGCCGAGCTGACGGGCGACAACAACCCGCTCCACCTGGACCCCGTCTATGCCAGCACCACCTCCTTCGAGATGCCCATTGTCCACGGTGTCCTCATCAACGGTCTGATCTCAGCCGTGCTCGGAACCAGGATGCCGGGCCGCGGCTGCATCTTCCTGTACCAGGAGATCCGcttccctgcaccactctacatCGGAGAGGAGGTGCTGGCCGAGGCCGAGATCAGCAAGATCAAGATGTCATTCGCCTTCATCGCAGTAACGTGCTCTGTGAAGGACAAGGTGGTGATGGAAGGGgaggtgatggtgatgatgcctgaggagcagcagaagaggaaggagtga